DNA from Kitasatospora herbaricolor:
TTCGACGGCCCGGCCCGGGCCCGGGCCATCGGCGTGTACGGGGCGGTGTCCGGCGTCGGCGGGGCGATCGGCCTGGTGCTCGGCGGGGTGCTCACCGACGCGCTGTCCTGGCGGGCGGTGATGTTCCTGACCGTGCTGCCGGGCGCCGCCGCGGCCCTGCTCGCCCGCCGGCACATCCCCGAGTCGCCGCGCACCCCGGGCCGGTTCGACGTGCCGGGCGCGGTGCTGGCCACCCTCGGCTGCTTCGCGCTCACCTACGCCGTCGTGCACGGCTCCGAACACGGCTGGACGTCGGCCGGCACCCTGGCACCGGCCGCCGCCGCGCCGCTGCTGCTGGTGGCCTTCGTGGTGGCCGAGCGGCGGGCCCCGCAGCCGCTGGTGCCGCGCGCGCTGGTGGCCGACCGCCGCCGGGCGGCGGCCAACGCCTTGCTGGCCCTGCTCTCCGCGACCAGTTTCGGCTCCGGCTACCTGCTGACCCAGTACCTGCAGCGCGGCCTCGGCCTCGGCCCGGCGGCGACCGGACTGGCCTTCCTCCCGTGGAGCCTGCTGGTCTTCGCCGGCGCCCGGCTGGCCGCTCCGCTGGAGGCCCGCGCCGGGCCGCGCGCCGCGCTGCTGGCGGGCAGCACGGCCACCGTGGCCGGCGCCGCCCTGCTGGCCGGCCGGACCCCCGGCGGCTACGCCGAGGGCGTGCTGCCCGCGCTCTGCCTCTTCGGCCTGGGCATCGGTCTGGCCTTCGCCGCCGTCACCCGGGCCGGGCTGGTGGCGCCGCCGGAGCTCACCGGAGCGGCGGCCGGGCTGCTGAACGTCTCCCAGCGGCTCGGCGGCACGCTCGGGCTGGCCGTACTGGTGGCCGTCGGCGGCTTCGGCTCCGCCTTCGTGGTCGTCCTGCTCTACACCCTGGCCACGGTCGCGCTGGTCCCGTTCGCCGCCCGCCCGCCGGTGGAGGCGCCCGGCACGGCGCCGCCCGCCGTCGGGGCGTCCGGCACGGCGCCGCCCGCCGCCGGGGACGGGGCCGTGGGATGAGGAGCGGCGGGGCCGTCCCCGGTGTTCGGCCTGCCCCCGTGCTCGGCGCGCCCCCGTGCTCGGCGCGCCCCCGTGCTCGGCGCACCCCCGTGCTCGGCGCGCCCCGGTCTTGACGTGCCCGGGGTACTCGGCGTGGCCCGGTACACGGCGCGCTGCGGTGTTCGACGCACCCCCGGCCCCCGGCCTCCCACCGGCCGCGCGACCTGCGGCGCAGCGCCCCGGACGTCCGGCCCCGACCACCGGGGCCGGGCACGGTTTGGATGCGGTTTAGCCCTCGTCAGCACGCTGGAGCCGGCAGGCCCATCGACGTGAGACGGAGCGAATCCTCGTGAACGATTTTCCCACCCGCCGGCTGGGAGGGCTCGAAGTCGGCGCCCAAGGGCTCGGCGCGCTCGGCCTGAGCGAGTTCTACGGCCCGACCGACCCCGACCAGGCGGTGGCCACCATCCGCCGCGCCCTGGACCTCGGCGTCACGCTGATCGACACGGCCGACGTCTACGGCCACGGGCTGAGCGAGGAACTGGTCGGCCGCGCCGTCGCCGGCCGCCGCGACGAGGCCGTGGTGGCCACCAAGTTCGGCGTGCTGCGCACCGGCGACGGCATCGGACAGGCCGTCCGCGGCGACGCCGAATACGTGAAGCAGGCCGCCGACGCGTCGCTCAAGCGCCTCGGGCTGGACCACATCGACCTCTACTTCCAGGCCAGGGTCGACAGTTCCGTGCCCATCGAGGAGACGGCGGGAGCGCTGGCGGAGCTGGTGCAGGCCGGCAAGGTCCGGTACATCGGGCTCTCCGAGGCCGCTCCGGAGACCATCCGCCGCGCGCACGCCGTCCACCCGCTGGCCGCCGTGCAGACCGAGTGGTCACTGTTCTCCCGCCAGCTGGAGGATGAAGTAGCCCCGACCGCACGCGAGTTGGGCATCGGTATCGTCCCCAACGCGCCGCTCGGGCGTGGCCTGCTCACCGGGCGGTACCGCTCCACCGAGGCCTTCGGGCCCACCGACTTCCGTACCGTGGCGCAGCCGCGCTTCACTCCCGAGAACTTCCCCGGCAACCTGGGCCTGGTCGACCGGCTGGAGCCGCTGGCGATCGAGCTGGGGGTGTCGGTCGGCCAGCTCGCCCTGGCCTGGGTGCAGCACCAGGGGGAGGACGTCGTCCCCATTCCGGGCACCCGCCGCATCGACCACCTGGAGGAGAACCTGGCTGCCGCCACCCTCTCGCTGGGCCCCGAGGAGCTGGCCGCCATCGAGGCGGCGGTCCCCGCCGGCGAGGTCGCGGGCGCCCGGCTGACCGACTTCAGCCTGCAGTTCGTCGACCTCTGACGCCCGCCCCGGGAGGCCGGCACCGGCTCCGGGTATGCGGCAGCACCGGCAGGGCCTCGGGCCCCGCCGGGTATGCCGCATGCCCGGAGCGGGGAGGCCCGGGGCACAGGCACGGGCGGCGAGGACGGCGATTTCGAGGGGCCCGGTGGCGTTTAGGAGCTGGGCAGGGGTGCTTTAGACGGGCGGCAGAGGCTGGCCGACGACCGTCCACCGGTCGTCCGTCGTCCCGTCCACCTCGCACGCAAAGGATTCGCCATGTCCGAGCGCACTGCTCAACCGGCCGCGTTCTCCCGCCTGCCGTCCCTCACCGGGCTGCGGTTCGTCGCGGCCCTGCTGGTCTTCTTCACCCACCTGTCCGTGGAGGGCTACCTCGCTCCCGGGCCGGCCTCCGCGGTGTTCCGCTACGCCTTCGGCCTGGGCTGGGTCGGGGTGGAGTTCTTCTTCATCCTCAGCGGGTTCGTACTGACCTGGTCGGCCCGGCAGGACGACAGCAGATCCCGGTTCTGGCGGCGCCGGCTGGTGAAGATCTTCCCGACCCACCTGCTGACCTGGGTCGCCGCGCTGCTGCTGGCGCTCTGGGCCGGCGAGACGCTGACGGGCGGCCGCCTGCTGCCGAGCCTCTTCCTGGTGCACGCCTGGGTGCCCGAGCTGGACGTCATGCGGGCCGTCAACCTGCCGAGCTGGTCGCTCAGCTGCGAGCTGGCCTTCTACCTGGCGTTCCCCTGGCTGAGGGCGCTGACCGACCGGATCCGGGTGGACCGGCTCTGGGCCTGGGTGCTGGCCCTGACGGCCGTGATCGTGCTGCTGCCGTTCGCGGACGACGCGTTCGTCCCGGGGAGCCCGCAGCTGCCCGGGATGGAGATGTCCCTGCTGCAGAACTGGTTCCTGGTCGCCCTGCCCCTGGTGCGGGCGCTGGACTTCGTGCTCGGCATCCTGCTGGCGAGGATCGTGCTGGCCGGCCGCTGGATCCCGCTCGGTCTGCCCGGGGCGGCTGTCCTGGTGGCGGCGGGTACGGCCCTCCAGCTCGCACTGGTGCCGACGGTGTACGGGTTCACCGCGACCGTCGCGCTGCCGCTGGCGCTGCTGGTCGCCGCGGCCGCGCAGGCCGACGTCGCCGGCAAGGCGTCACCGTTCCGCAGCCGCACGGCCGTGCGGCTGGGCGAGATCTCCTTCGCCTTCTACATGACGCACCACCTGGTGCTGCACTACGTCCGGGTGGCGCTGGGCGGGACCCGGGTGTGGAGCGTGCCGGAGGTGGTCGGGCTGGGAGCCGTGCTGCTGGTGGTGACCATCGGGGTGTCCTGGCTGTCCTACCGGTTCGTGGAGATTCCGGCCGTACGCCGGTGGAGCGACCCGGCGGTCCGTTCGGGGGTGCCTGAGCCGGTGTGCGTCGGCGCGGTGGCCGGGACCTCGGCGCCGAGCTGACCGTCCGACCCGAGCCGGCCCTCGAACGAACCCGGCCCTCGAACGAACCCGACTCTCGAACCCGGCGCCCGACCGGGCGCCGGCCGGGCCCGGCCCCGGGGCCGGACGGCCGTACCCAGGGGGGTACGGCCGCTCCGGTCCGGGGCCGGGCCCGTCGGGCGGTCAGGACGGTGCCGGTGCCGCCGCCGGTGGAATACGACGGTGCACCGAGGGCCGCGACGGTGCGGCGAGAGGGCGGTGCACCGAAACGGCGGTGCACGAAAGGGCGCATGAACAAATTTGCGGTCCGGGGCCGTCGGCCCGGGGGAGCGCTTGAGGCCGCCGATCCGAATATTCGGATCGGCGGCCTCCGCCGGGGCGCCCGCCGGGCGATTCAGGCGCTCATGACCGGTGGTTACTCCCGAGGATCCCCGCCCGGAGGGGCTTGCGGAGACTTCAGGTCGACTGCGGCGAGGCGGTCTCCAGTGCCAGGGCGCGGGCCGGG
Protein-coding regions in this window:
- a CDS encoding MFS transporter — encoded protein: MTAPPRAGRPRPAGRGPAAPRPGPALAALAACQLMVVLDASAVNVALPRLREDLGFTDAGLSWVVNAYVLTYGGLLLLGGRSGDVLGRRRMFLTGMWTFTAASLLAGAAPDGTVLIAARALQGVGGAVASPTALALIGTLFDGPARARAIGVYGAVSGVGGAIGLVLGGVLTDALSWRAVMFLTVLPGAAAALLARRHIPESPRTPGRFDVPGAVLATLGCFALTYAVVHGSEHGWTSAGTLAPAAAAPLLLVAFVVAERRAPQPLVPRALVADRRRAAANALLALLSATSFGSGYLLTQYLQRGLGLGPAATGLAFLPWSLLVFAGARLAAPLEARAGPRAALLAGSTATVAGAALLAGRTPGGYAEGVLPALCLFGLGIGLAFAAVTRAGLVAPPELTGAAAGLLNVSQRLGGTLGLAVLVAVGGFGSAFVVVLLYTLATVALVPFAARPPVEAPGTAPPAVGASGTAPPAAGDGAVG
- a CDS encoding aldo/keto reductase → MNDFPTRRLGGLEVGAQGLGALGLSEFYGPTDPDQAVATIRRALDLGVTLIDTADVYGHGLSEELVGRAVAGRRDEAVVATKFGVLRTGDGIGQAVRGDAEYVKQAADASLKRLGLDHIDLYFQARVDSSVPIEETAGALAELVQAGKVRYIGLSEAAPETIRRAHAVHPLAAVQTEWSLFSRQLEDEVAPTARELGIGIVPNAPLGRGLLTGRYRSTEAFGPTDFRTVAQPRFTPENFPGNLGLVDRLEPLAIELGVSVGQLALAWVQHQGEDVVPIPGTRRIDHLEENLAAATLSLGPEELAAIEAAVPAGEVAGARLTDFSLQFVDL
- a CDS encoding acyltransferase family protein; translated protein: MSERTAQPAAFSRLPSLTGLRFVAALLVFFTHLSVEGYLAPGPASAVFRYAFGLGWVGVEFFFILSGFVLTWSARQDDSRSRFWRRRLVKIFPTHLLTWVAALLLALWAGETLTGGRLLPSLFLVHAWVPELDVMRAVNLPSWSLSCELAFYLAFPWLRALTDRIRVDRLWAWVLALTAVIVLLPFADDAFVPGSPQLPGMEMSLLQNWFLVALPLVRALDFVLGILLARIVLAGRWIPLGLPGAAVLVAAGTALQLALVPTVYGFTATVALPLALLVAAAAQADVAGKASPFRSRTAVRLGEISFAFYMTHHLVLHYVRVALGGTRVWSVPEVVGLGAVLLVVTIGVSWLSYRFVEIPAVRRWSDPAVRSGVPEPVCVGAVAGTSAPS